In Planctomycetia bacterium, one DNA window encodes the following:
- a CDS encoding acyl-CoA thioesterase — MPVEFSMTRRVTFAETDVAGVMHFSNYYRWMEEVEHAFFRSRGMSVIQDVDGATISWPRVMTSCEYFGPLRFEDEIDLAMTITDLTDKSMTYEVLFSKAGQRLARGRTRAVCCELLPGGVFRSVAIPASVRAKLTA; from the coding sequence ATGCCCGTTGAGTTTTCCATGACGCGTCGCGTGACCTTCGCCGAGACGGATGTCGCCGGTGTGATGCACTTTTCCAACTATTACCGCTGGATGGAGGAGGTCGAGCACGCCTTCTTTCGCTCGCGCGGGATGAGCGTGATTCAGGACGTGGACGGCGCGACGATCAGTTGGCCGCGGGTCATGACCAGTTGCGAGTATTTCGGCCCGCTGCGCTTCGAGGACGAGATTGATCTCGCGATGACGATTACCGATCTGACGGACAAGTCGATGACGTACGAAGTGCTGTTCAGCAAGGCCGGGCAGCGGCTGGCGCGCGGGCGGACGCGGGCCGTCTGCTGCGAATTGCTCCCCGGTGGCGTGTTTCGCTCGGTGGCGATCCCGGCGAGCGTCCGCGCGAAACTGACGGCATGA
- a CDS encoding tryptophan 7-halogenase codes for MASVSSNPEVIVVGGGPSGATTATLLAKRGRRVLLLERSKFPRHHIGESLMPNTWFVFEKLGVLETMKQSDFVRKESVQFVSATGKDSAPFFFSDRDPNPWSTTWQVSRARFDQMMLDNARACGVEVVERANVREVMFDGGRAVGVRGVIEGEERELRAPVIVDATGQSGLISRQLNLRYGDEKLKNAAIYSYWKGAQRDEGRNAGATLVIALPGRQGWFWFIPLEDDLTSIGVVAPPNYLYNGRGDDPGAILDEEIANTPGLARRLVKAERVRPIYTTADFSYRSRRSAGDGWLLVGDAFGFLDPLYSSGVMLALKSGEYASDAIDAALASGDTSAASLGRYGRKLAEGMHRVRMLVYAYYEPTFSLGGFVRQYPHLKDAVTRVLIGDVFDDDLGELFDTMARHLTLPEGIAVDEEIASP; via the coding sequence ATGGCAAGCGTTTCATCCAATCCGGAAGTGATCGTGGTTGGCGGCGGGCCTTCTGGCGCGACGACAGCGACGCTGCTGGCGAAGCGTGGCCGCCGCGTGCTGCTGCTGGAGCGGTCAAAGTTCCCGCGGCATCACATCGGCGAATCGCTGATGCCCAATACGTGGTTTGTATTTGAAAAGCTCGGCGTGCTCGAGACGATGAAGCAGTCGGATTTCGTGCGCAAGGAGAGCGTGCAGTTTGTCTCGGCGACGGGGAAGGACTCGGCGCCGTTCTTCTTCTCCGACCGCGATCCCAACCCGTGGTCGACGACCTGGCAGGTGTCCCGGGCGCGATTTGACCAGATGATGCTGGACAACGCGCGGGCCTGCGGCGTGGAGGTGGTAGAGCGGGCCAACGTGCGCGAGGTGATGTTCGACGGCGGACGCGCGGTCGGGGTGCGCGGGGTGATCGAGGGCGAGGAGCGCGAGCTGCGAGCGCCGGTGATCGTTGATGCGACCGGACAGAGTGGTCTCATTTCGCGTCAGCTCAACTTGCGTTACGGGGACGAGAAGCTCAAGAACGCGGCGATTTACAGCTATTGGAAAGGGGCGCAGCGCGACGAGGGCCGCAACGCCGGCGCGACGCTGGTGATCGCGCTGCCCGGCCGGCAGGGCTGGTTCTGGTTCATCCCGCTGGAGGACGATCTCACGAGCATCGGCGTCGTGGCGCCGCCGAATTACCTGTACAACGGGCGCGGCGACGACCCCGGCGCGATCCTCGACGAGGAGATCGCCAACACGCCGGGCCTGGCGCGGCGGCTGGTGAAGGCCGAGCGCGTCAGGCCAATCTATACGACCGCGGATTTCTCGTATCGTTCACGGCGGTCGGCCGGCGACGGCTGGCTGCTGGTCGGCGATGCCTTCGGGTTCCTCGATCCGCTCTACTCGTCGGGCGTGATGCTGGCGTTGAAGAGCGGCGAGTACGCGTCGGACGCGATCGATGCGGCCCTGGCGTCTGGCGATACGTCGGCCGCGAGCCTCGGGCGATACGGCAGGAAGCTGGCCGAGGGCATGCACCGGGTGCGCATGCTGGTGTATGCATACTACGAACCGACGTTCAGCCTCGGCGGGTTCGTGCGGCAGTACCCGCATTTGAAAGATGCGGTGACGCGCGTATTGATCGGAGATGTATTTGACGACGATCTCGGGGAGTTGTTTGATACCATGGCGCGGCATCTGACGCTGCCGGAAGGCATCGCGGTGGACGAAGAGATCGCATCCCCATGA
- a CDS encoding sodium:solute symporter family protein, which translates to MNAGQICCLVIGVYMVMLIGIGLLSGRLSRGTTADYFVASRGIGPFLLLMSLFGTTMTSFAIIGSSGEAFKSGIGVYGLMVSWSGIFHSFCFFLIGIKLWGYGKRFGYQTQIQFFRDRFVSDKLGLLLFPALIGLVTPYILMGIVGGATAIEKITVGAFPQVFEATAGGIPYGLGGAIMCVVVLIYIFFGGVRGATWANAAQTVIFVVLGIVTFVFISNKLGGPVAATRQVVAYNPSYLKLAATEDDHRVYEEKLAAYNAGASAIKPREPDEITPLRFITYIFIPFSVAMFPHLFQHWLTARNAKSFRLSIVAHPLLMMLTWLPCVLIGVWATSALGPDGKMLIPPDFADQNAVLPVMVRKLAPPVMGGLLTAGVLAAIMSSLDSQFLCLGSIFTNDIVGHYIGHDNLSDRQRLFIGRIFIVAIVAACYILALYSRGTSVFALGTWCFTGFAALAPLVFGALYWKRVTKAGAYACILTAAAVGMYFFMRSDLQSKGDHLVAGMMPVTFVIGASTTALVLVSLVTPRPPDATIERFFGKVVHAR; encoded by the coding sequence ATGAACGCCGGCCAGATCTGCTGCCTCGTCATCGGCGTCTACATGGTCATGCTCATCGGGATCGGGCTGTTGAGCGGTCGGCTGTCGCGTGGTACGACGGCGGATTACTTCGTGGCGTCGCGCGGCATTGGACCGTTCCTGCTGCTCATGTCGCTCTTCGGAACGACGATGACGAGTTTCGCGATCATCGGAAGCAGCGGCGAGGCGTTCAAGAGCGGCATCGGCGTTTATGGGCTGATGGTTTCGTGGTCTGGGATCTTTCATTCGTTCTGTTTTTTCCTGATCGGCATCAAGCTCTGGGGGTACGGCAAGCGGTTCGGATACCAGACGCAGATCCAGTTCTTTCGCGACCGCTTCGTGTCGGACAAGCTGGGGTTGTTGCTCTTCCCGGCACTGATCGGCCTGGTGACGCCGTACATTCTCATGGGCATCGTCGGCGGAGCGACCGCCATCGAGAAGATCACCGTCGGCGCGTTCCCGCAGGTATTCGAGGCAACGGCCGGCGGCATTCCCTACGGGCTGGGCGGCGCGATCATGTGCGTCGTCGTGCTGATTTACATTTTTTTCGGCGGGGTGCGCGGCGCGACCTGGGCCAATGCCGCCCAGACGGTGATCTTCGTTGTGCTGGGAATTGTTACGTTTGTATTTATTTCAAACAAGCTCGGCGGACCGGTCGCCGCCACGCGGCAAGTCGTCGCGTACAATCCGTCCTACCTGAAGCTCGCCGCCACCGAGGACGATCATCGCGTCTATGAGGAGAAACTGGCCGCGTACAACGCCGGCGCGTCGGCGATCAAGCCGCGCGAGCCGGATGAAATCACACCGCTGCGGTTTATTACCTACATTTTCATTCCATTCAGCGTCGCGATGTTCCCGCATCTGTTCCAACACTGGCTCACGGCCAGGAATGCGAAGTCCTTCCGCCTGTCGATTGTGGCGCACCCACTGCTGATGATGCTGACATGGCTGCCGTGTGTGCTGATCGGCGTCTGGGCGACGTCGGCCCTGGGTCCGGACGGCAAGATGCTGATCCCGCCTGATTTCGCCGACCAGAACGCCGTGCTGCCCGTCATGGTGCGAAAGCTGGCTCCGCCGGTCATGGGCGGCCTGCTCACCGCCGGCGTGCTCGCAGCAATCATGTCCAGCCTTGATTCGCAGTTCCTCTGCCTGGGCAGCATTTTCACCAATGACATTGTCGGCCACTACATCGGGCATGATAACTTGAGCGATCGCCAGCGGCTGTTCATCGGGCGCATCTTCATCGTCGCAATCGTCGCGGCCTGTTACATCCTTGCGCTGTATTCGCGTGGGACAAGCGTCTTCGCGCTGGGCACCTGGTGCTTCACGGGTTTCGCCGCACTGGCGCCGCTGGTATTCGGCGCGCTGTACTGGAAGCGCGTGACCAAGGCCGGTGCCTATGCCTGCATCCTCACGGCCGCCGCCGTCGGGATGTATTTCTTCATGCGATCCGATCTGCAAAGCAAAGGCGACCACCTGGTCGCCGGGATGATGCCGGTGACGTTTGTCATAGGCGCCTCCACGACGGCACTGGTGCTGGTGTCGCTGGTCACGCCACGACCGCCGGACGCGACGATCGAGCGTTTTTTTGGGAAGGTCGTCCATGCCCGTTGA